A genomic window from Klebsiella quasipneumoniae subsp. quasipneumoniae includes:
- a CDS encoding iron-containing alcohol dehydrogenase, which translates to MLTPFTVLMPENIRFGRGQAQSAAPWLAQQGGPVLLVHGASPQRAAFLRHQLEALQLAVTTLAISREPWLIDIEQGVQLAREKGIRAVVSLGGGAVIDAGKAIAALAPATGPLVDYLEVVGTGRQLEASPLPFVAIPTTAGTGAEVTKNAVINVVEQQRKVSLRDDRMLPDLAIVDPALTDNAPRSITLSSGLDALTQVIEPWLCSRATPFTDALCQQAIPRGIRALKVLMEKECPASRDEMAWVSLCGGVALANAGLGVIHGLAGPLGGLSRASHGALCGSLLPFGLALNESQINDPALRQRFNDVRRWLAEGLEVPADRVWDSLREWSHRAGLGTLRDLGVARDALEPAALAASTSSSMKANPVSLSSEQLLEMLEAAWE; encoded by the coding sequence ATGTTGACCCCTTTTACCGTTTTGATGCCTGAAAATATTCGTTTTGGCCGCGGTCAGGCCCAGAGCGCCGCCCCCTGGCTGGCGCAGCAGGGCGGTCCAGTTCTGCTGGTGCATGGCGCCAGCCCGCAGCGGGCGGCGTTTCTCCGCCATCAGCTGGAGGCGCTGCAGCTGGCGGTCACGACGCTGGCGATAAGCCGCGAACCCTGGCTTATCGATATTGAGCAGGGCGTCCAGCTGGCGCGCGAGAAAGGGATCAGGGCAGTGGTTAGCCTCGGCGGCGGCGCGGTGATTGACGCCGGTAAAGCGATTGCGGCGCTGGCGCCCGCCACCGGCCCGCTGGTCGACTATCTGGAAGTCGTGGGAACCGGCCGTCAGCTGGAAGCCAGCCCGCTGCCGTTCGTGGCGATCCCCACCACCGCGGGCACAGGTGCGGAAGTCACTAAAAATGCGGTGATCAACGTCGTGGAACAGCAGCGGAAAGTGAGCCTGCGCGACGACCGGATGCTGCCTGACCTGGCCATTGTCGACCCGGCGCTAACCGACAACGCGCCGCGCAGCATCACCCTGAGCTCCGGCCTCGACGCCCTGACCCAGGTGATCGAGCCCTGGCTCTGCAGCCGGGCCACCCCTTTCACCGACGCCCTCTGTCAGCAGGCGATCCCGCGCGGCATCCGCGCGCTGAAGGTTCTGATGGAAAAAGAGTGCCCGGCCAGCCGCGACGAGATGGCTTGGGTCAGCCTGTGCGGCGGAGTGGCGCTGGCGAACGCCGGGCTGGGGGTGATCCACGGCCTCGCCGGCCCGCTGGGCGGCCTGAGCCGCGCCTCGCACGGCGCCTTATGCGGCAGCCTGCTGCCGTTTGGGCTGGCGCTGAATGAGTCGCAGATAAACGACCCCGCCCTGCGCCAGCGCTTCAACGACGTTCGCCGCTGGCTGGCCGAGGGGCTGGAGGTCCCGGCGGATCGGGTCTGGGACAGCCTGCGGGAATGGAGCCATCGCGCCGGTCTCGGCACCCTGCGCGACCTCGGCGTGGCGCGCGATGCCCTGGAGCCGGCGGCGCTGGCCGCCAGCACCTCCTCGTCGATGAAGGCTAATCCGGTCAGCCTGAGCAGCGAACAGCTGCTGGAGATGCTGGAGGCGGCGTGGGAGTGA
- a CDS encoding SDR family NAD(P)-dependent oxidoreductase, which translates to MTQRIALVTGGSRGLGKNAALKLAAKGTDILLTYHSNRQAALEVVAEIEQKGVKAAALALNVGDPSTFDAFASEVAQVLAQKWGRTTFDYLLNNAGIGLNVPFAETSEAQFDELMNIQFKGPFFLTQRLLPLLQDGGRILNVSSGLARFALPGYAAYAAMKGAMEVLTRYQAKELGGRGISVNIIAPGAIETDFGGGVVRDNAEVNRHIAAQTALGRVGLPDDIGDAIAALLSDELAWMNAQRVEVSGGMFL; encoded by the coding sequence ATGACACAACGTATCGCTTTAGTGACCGGCGGCAGCCGCGGTCTGGGTAAAAACGCCGCGTTGAAGCTGGCGGCGAAGGGAACCGACATTCTTCTGACCTATCACAGCAACCGGCAGGCGGCGCTTGAGGTGGTGGCGGAGATTGAGCAAAAAGGGGTGAAGGCGGCAGCATTGGCGCTGAACGTCGGCGATCCTTCAACATTCGACGCTTTCGCCAGCGAGGTGGCGCAGGTGCTGGCGCAGAAGTGGGGACGCACCACCTTTGATTATTTACTGAACAACGCCGGGATCGGCCTCAACGTCCCCTTCGCCGAGACCAGCGAAGCGCAGTTTGACGAGCTGATGAACATCCAGTTCAAAGGCCCGTTTTTCCTGACCCAGCGGCTGCTGCCCCTCCTGCAGGACGGGGGGCGCATCCTCAACGTTTCCAGCGGCCTGGCGCGCTTTGCCCTGCCGGGCTATGCGGCCTACGCCGCGATGAAGGGGGCGATGGAGGTTCTGACCCGCTATCAGGCGAAAGAGCTGGGCGGACGGGGGATATCGGTGAACATCATCGCGCCGGGGGCCATTGAGACCGACTTTGGCGGCGGGGTGGTGCGCGATAACGCCGAGGTGAATCGGCATATCGCCGCCCAGACCGCGCTGGGGCGCGTCGGGCTGCCGGATGATATCGGCGACGCCATCGCCGCCCTGCTCAGCGATGAGCTGGCGTGGATGAACGCGCAGCGCGTGGAAGTCTCGGGAGGGATGTTCCTCTGA
- the gorA gene encoding glutathione-disulfide reductase, with product MSKHYDYLAIGGGSGGIASINRAAMYGQKCALIEAKALGGTCVNVGCVPKKVMWHAAQIREAIHLYGPDYGFDTTINHFDWEKLVASRSAYIDRIHTSYDNVLGKNNVDVIKGFARFVDAHTVEVNGETITADHILIATGGRPSHPTIPGVEYGIDSDGFFELPALPKRVAVVGAGYIAVELAGVINGLGAETHLFVRKHAPLRSFDPLIVETLVEVMNAEGPQLHTNAIPKAVVKHADGSLTLELEDGRSQTVDCLIWAIGREPATDNFNLAATGVKTDDKGYIVVDKFQNTSVPGIYAVGDNTGAVELTPVAVAAGRRLSECLFNNKPEEHLDYNNIPTVVFSHPPIGTVGLTEPQAREQYGDDAVKVYKSSFTAMYTAVTSHRQPCRMKLVCVGPEEKIVGIHGIGFGMDEMLQGFAVALKMGATKKDFDNTVAIHPTAAEEFVTMR from the coding sequence ATGAGCAAACATTATGATTACCTCGCCATCGGCGGCGGTAGCGGCGGTATCGCCTCGATTAACCGTGCGGCCATGTACGGCCAGAAGTGCGCGCTGATTGAAGCCAAAGCGCTGGGCGGCACCTGCGTCAACGTCGGCTGCGTGCCGAAAAAAGTGATGTGGCATGCGGCGCAGATCCGCGAAGCGATTCATCTTTACGGCCCGGACTACGGTTTCGATACCACCATCAACCATTTCGACTGGGAGAAGCTGGTCGCCAGCCGCAGCGCCTATATCGACCGCATTCATACCTCCTACGACAACGTGCTGGGTAAGAACAACGTCGACGTGATTAAAGGCTTTGCGCGCTTTGTCGATGCCCACACCGTGGAAGTGAACGGCGAGACCATTACGGCCGATCATATCCTGATCGCCACCGGCGGCCGTCCGAGCCACCCGACCATTCCGGGCGTGGAATACGGTATTGATTCCGACGGTTTCTTCGAACTGCCGGCGCTGCCGAAGCGCGTGGCGGTGGTCGGCGCGGGCTACATCGCCGTTGAGCTGGCGGGGGTGATTAACGGCCTCGGCGCTGAAACCCACCTGTTCGTGCGCAAGCACGCGCCGCTGCGCAGCTTCGATCCGCTGATCGTCGAAACGCTGGTGGAAGTGATGAACGCCGAAGGACCGCAGCTGCATACCAACGCCATCCCGAAAGCGGTGGTGAAGCATGCCGACGGCAGCCTGACCCTTGAGCTGGAAGATGGCCGCAGCCAGACCGTTGACTGCCTGATCTGGGCGATTGGCCGCGAACCGGCGACCGATAACTTCAACCTGGCGGCTACCGGCGTGAAAACTGACGATAAAGGCTACATCGTCGTCGATAAGTTCCAGAACACCAGCGTGCCGGGCATCTACGCCGTGGGCGATAACACCGGCGCCGTTGAGCTGACCCCGGTGGCCGTGGCCGCAGGCCGTCGTCTCTCCGAATGCCTGTTTAACAACAAACCGGAAGAGCATCTGGACTACAACAACATTCCGACCGTGGTCTTCAGCCACCCGCCTATCGGCACCGTCGGCTTAACCGAGCCGCAGGCGCGCGAGCAGTATGGCGACGACGCCGTGAAGGTCTACAAATCCTCCTTCACCGCGATGTACACCGCCGTCACCTCGCACCGCCAGCCGTGCCGCATGAAGCTGGTGTGCGTCGGCCCGGAAGAGAAGATTGTCGGTATCCATGGCATCGGCTTCGGAATGGATGAGATGCTGCAGGGCTTTGCGGTGGCGTTGAAGATGGGCGCCACCAAAAAAGACTTCGACAACACCGTCGCTATTCACCCAACGGCGGCAGAAGAGTTTGTCACCATGCGCTAA
- a CDS encoding alpha,alpha-trehalase has translation MFSQKLRHVEDDELRIDIDPCYEADPYELKLDEMIDAEPEPEVIEGLPASDALTPADRYLELFTNVQKSRIFADSKTFPDCAPKHDPLDILRNYRKVKRQPDFDLRQFVEDNFWLPESHTDVYTSDPSLTLKEHIDKLWPVLTREPQDHIPWSSLLALPQAYIVPGGRFSETYYWDSYFTMLGLAESGREDLLKCMADNFAWLIETYGHIPNGNRTYYLSRSQPPVFALMVELFEEDGVRGAKRYLDHLKMEHAFWMDGAESLIPHQAYRHVVRMPDGSLLNRYWDDRDTPRDESWREDVETARHSGRPANEVYRDLRAGAASGWDYSSRWLRDITRLASIRTTQFIPIDLNAFLFKLETTIANLSGLKGDRETEAAFRQKAQDRRAAVNRYLWDDENGCFRDYDWRREQLALFSAASIVTLYVGLATHEQAERLADAVRARLLTPGGIMATEYESGEQWDKPNGWAPLQWMAVQGFKRYGQDPLGDEIAWSWLQTVNHFYKQHHKLIEKYHIATGVPHEGGGGEYPLQDGFGWTNGVVRRLIGLYGEPT, from the coding sequence ATGTTCAGCCAGAAATTACGCCACGTTGAAGACGACGAGTTAAGGATCGACATCGATCCCTGCTACGAAGCCGATCCGTACGAATTAAAGCTGGATGAGATGATTGACGCTGAACCGGAGCCTGAGGTGATCGAGGGGCTTCCGGCCTCCGATGCCCTCACCCCGGCGGATCGCTATCTTGAGCTGTTTACCAACGTGCAGAAATCACGCATTTTTGCCGACAGCAAAACTTTTCCCGACTGCGCGCCGAAACACGACCCGCTGGACATCCTGCGGAACTACCGGAAGGTCAAACGCCAGCCCGATTTCGACCTGCGGCAGTTCGTTGAGGATAATTTCTGGCTGCCGGAGAGCCATACCGACGTCTACACCTCCGACCCCAGCCTGACGCTGAAAGAGCATATCGATAAACTATGGCCGGTGTTGACCCGCGAGCCTCAGGATCATATCCCCTGGTCATCGCTGCTGGCGCTGCCGCAGGCCTATATCGTGCCCGGCGGTCGCTTTAGCGAAACCTATTACTGGGACTCTTATTTCACCATGCTGGGCCTGGCGGAGAGCGGCCGGGAAGATCTGCTGAAATGCATGGCCGATAACTTCGCCTGGCTAATTGAAACCTACGGTCACATTCCGAACGGCAACCGCACCTACTACCTCAGCCGCTCGCAGCCCCCGGTGTTCGCCCTGATGGTCGAACTCTTTGAAGAGGACGGCGTGCGCGGCGCGAAGCGCTATCTGGATCATCTGAAGATGGAGCATGCCTTCTGGATGGACGGCGCCGAGTCGCTGATCCCGCATCAGGCGTATCGGCACGTGGTGCGCATGCCGGATGGCTCCCTGCTCAATCGCTACTGGGACGACCGGGACACGCCGCGGGATGAATCATGGCGCGAGGACGTGGAGACCGCCCGACACTCCGGACGGCCGGCCAATGAAGTCTACCGCGACCTGCGGGCGGGCGCCGCGTCCGGCTGGGACTACTCCAGCCGCTGGCTGCGGGATATCACGCGACTGGCCAGTATCCGCACCACGCAGTTTATCCCCATCGACCTGAACGCCTTCCTGTTCAAGCTGGAGACGACCATCGCCAACCTCTCCGGCCTGAAGGGCGATCGCGAGACGGAAGCGGCCTTCCGCCAGAAGGCTCAGGATCGGCGGGCGGCGGTTAACCGCTATCTGTGGGACGATGAGAACGGCTGTTTTCGCGATTATGACTGGCGCCGCGAACAGCTGGCGCTGTTTTCCGCCGCCAGCATTGTCACCCTTTACGTCGGCCTGGCGACCCACGAACAGGCGGAACGCCTTGCCGATGCGGTGCGGGCCCGCCTGCTCACCCCCGGCGGGATCATGGCCACCGAATACGAGAGCGGCGAGCAGTGGGATAAACCCAACGGCTGGGCGCCGCTGCAGTGGATGGCGGTGCAGGGATTTAAACGCTACGGCCAGGATCCGCTGGGCGATGAGATCGCCTGGAGCTGGCTGCAAACGGTCAACCACTTCTACAAGCAGCACCACAAGCTGATTGAGAAATACCACATCGCCACCGGCGTTCCGCATGAGGGCGGCGGCGGGGAGTATCCCCTGCAGGATGGCTTCGGCTGGACCAACGGCGTCGTGCGCCGGCTGATTGGCCTCTACGGCGAGCCAACCTAG
- a CDS encoding serine hydrolase domain-containing protein, translating into MSPPSNETSLTGRNGQRLSVDDYVRHYMREKQVSGMVVAIIHHNGPAEFHCFGVTDDQHRYPITPHTLFALGSLSKGVTAEVVTMLVNEGRFHWHDTLQTLLPPGTALSEDARKITLLQLVTHTSGLPRQPMNMLSLEHLLAYLNDGENFYHELDADGVMSYLQHFQAPAEPAPSYSNLGYAIPGYLLQYQTGESIETLASRMIFRPLAMGNTSFLPQTLRDYPRRALGHAGDQPKFKPRGALTPDWQFRHNMVGAASLYSDAGDLIHYARAHFAPTGQAALDQAFRDVSVDYYPRRIEAANIAWVTDTFGEQQLTYQVGYIGGYSSYIGFDKANQNAVVVLQNSFNWSNYIGHQILRHLAAQ; encoded by the coding sequence ATGAGCCCGCCCAGCAATGAAACCAGTCTGACAGGGCGCAACGGTCAGCGGCTTTCCGTCGATGATTATGTCAGGCATTACATGCGCGAGAAGCAGGTCAGCGGCATGGTGGTGGCAATTATTCATCATAACGGCCCGGCGGAGTTTCACTGCTTCGGCGTGACCGATGACCAACATCGCTACCCGATAACCCCGCATACGCTGTTTGCCCTCGGCTCGCTGAGCAAAGGGGTTACCGCCGAAGTGGTCACGATGCTGGTGAACGAGGGCCGTTTCCACTGGCACGACACGCTGCAGACCCTGCTGCCGCCGGGTACCGCGCTGAGTGAGGATGCCCGTAAGATAACCTTGCTGCAGCTGGTGACGCATACCTCAGGGCTGCCGCGGCAACCGATGAATATGCTGTCGCTTGAGCACCTGCTGGCCTATCTCAACGATGGCGAGAACTTCTACCATGAGCTCGATGCCGATGGCGTAATGAGTTATCTGCAGCATTTCCAGGCCCCGGCGGAACCGGCGCCGAGTTACTCCAACCTCGGCTACGCGATCCCTGGCTATCTTCTCCAGTACCAGACTGGCGAATCGATTGAGACGCTGGCCTCGCGGATGATCTTCCGCCCGCTGGCGATGGGGAACACCAGCTTCCTGCCGCAAACGCTGCGTGATTATCCGCGGCGGGCGCTGGGCCATGCTGGCGATCAGCCGAAGTTTAAACCCCGCGGCGCGCTGACGCCGGACTGGCAGTTCCGTCATAACATGGTCGGCGCGGCGAGTTTGTACAGCGACGCCGGGGATCTGATTCACTATGCCCGCGCCCACTTCGCGCCCACCGGTCAGGCGGCGCTGGACCAGGCGTTCCGCGACGTTAGCGTCGACTATTATCCACGACGGATTGAAGCGGCGAATATCGCCTGGGTAACAGACACGTTCGGCGAGCAGCAATTAACCTATCAGGTGGGGTACATCGGCGGCTATTCGAGCTATATCGGTTTTGATAAAGCGAATCAGAATGCGGTGGTGGTGCTGCAAAACAGCTTTAACTGGAGCAATTATATCGGCCACCAGATCCTGCGTCACCTGGCGGCGCAATAA
- a CDS encoding GNAT family N-acetyltransferase — MPELLTPRLRCSPLQLDDWSFFLSLQQDPQVMLYVADPRPQAAIREAFDSRLPPWTPGDEHWLCLVVRDRLTHTPLGLTGYQHHQRDIAEVGFLFAPAAQGRGYGYESLRALCDYAFTTGGVRRLTASVTAGNEASKQLLLKAGFRLEGELRENYWLNGRWHNDWLFGRLRAEGDAP; from the coding sequence ATGCCTGAACTTCTGACGCCGCGCCTGCGCTGCTCACCGCTGCAGCTGGACGACTGGTCGTTTTTTCTTTCCCTGCAGCAGGATCCGCAGGTCATGCTTTACGTGGCCGACCCCAGGCCGCAGGCGGCCATCCGCGAGGCGTTCGATTCGCGGCTGCCGCCGTGGACGCCCGGGGATGAACACTGGCTGTGCCTGGTGGTGCGCGACAGGCTGACCCATACCCCGCTCGGCCTCACCGGTTACCAACATCATCAGCGCGACATTGCCGAGGTCGGCTTTCTCTTCGCTCCGGCGGCGCAGGGTCGTGGCTACGGCTACGAATCGCTGCGCGCGCTGTGCGACTACGCCTTCACCACCGGCGGCGTCCGCCGCCTGACCGCCAGCGTCACCGCCGGCAACGAGGCGTCCAAGCAGTTACTGCTCAAAGCCGGCTTCCGGCTGGAGGGGGAGCTGCGGGAGAACTACTGGCTCAACGGGCGCTGGCACAACGACTGGCTGTTCGGTCGGCTGCGCGCGGAGGGCGATGCGCCCTAG
- a CDS encoding LysR family transcriptional regulator, with translation MDKIHAMQLFIRVADLESFSRAAETLALPKGSVSRQIQALESHLGVRLLHRTTRRVQLTQDGMVYYERAKDLLSNLDELDGMFQHDPASISGRLRVDMPVGFAKKLVIPHLPAFLQQYPGIELELSSSDRLVDVIREGFDCVVRVGALKDSGLIARPLGKLTQINCASPDYLTRFGYPQALEDLADHALIHYASTLGVRPSGFEVVIDGAVRWVKSGGILTVNSTETYQAACIAGLGIIQVPRTGVREALRAGELIEILPQYRAEPLPVSLIYPHRRNLSRRVHLFMEWLGGLMKDYVD, from the coding sequence ATGGATAAAATTCATGCAATGCAGTTATTCATTCGCGTAGCGGATCTGGAGAGTTTCTCCCGCGCCGCCGAGACCCTGGCGCTGCCGAAAGGCAGCGTCTCGCGGCAGATTCAGGCTCTGGAAAGCCATCTTGGCGTGCGCCTCCTGCACCGCACCACCCGCCGGGTTCAGCTCACCCAGGATGGAATGGTCTACTACGAGCGGGCGAAGGATCTGCTGAGCAACCTCGACGAACTGGACGGTATGTTCCAGCACGATCCGGCGAGCATCAGCGGCCGGCTGCGGGTGGATATGCCGGTCGGTTTTGCCAAAAAGCTGGTGATCCCGCACCTGCCGGCTTTTTTGCAGCAGTATCCGGGCATCGAACTGGAGCTGAGCAGCAGCGACCGGCTGGTGGACGTGATCCGCGAGGGGTTTGACTGCGTGGTGCGCGTCGGCGCGCTCAAAGACTCCGGGCTTATCGCCCGCCCGCTGGGCAAGCTGACGCAAATTAACTGCGCCAGCCCGGACTACCTGACCCGTTTTGGCTACCCGCAAGCCCTGGAGGATCTGGCGGATCATGCCCTGATCCACTACGCCAGCACCCTCGGGGTCCGTCCTTCCGGCTTCGAGGTGGTGATCGACGGCGCCGTGCGCTGGGTAAAAAGCGGCGGCATATTGACGGTCAACAGCACGGAAACCTATCAGGCGGCCTGTATCGCCGGGCTGGGAATTATTCAGGTGCCACGCACCGGCGTGCGCGAGGCGTTACGCGCCGGCGAACTGATTGAGATCCTGCCCCAGTACCGCGCTGAGCCGCTGCCGGTCTCGCTTATCTACCCGCACCGGCGCAATCTCTCCCGCCGCGTGCATCTGTTTATGGAGTGGCTGGGCGGGCTGATGAAAGATTACGTCGATTGA
- a CDS encoding glutathione S-transferase family protein — MLTILGKRSSINVRKVLWTCEEIGLAYQQEDYGSGFKPLDTPEFQRLNPNSLVPVLLDDDFVLWESNSICRYLARKAERWDLLPAGPQPAAEVEHWMDWQATEFNNAWRHAFMGLVRKDPRFQDPAAIKESIAAWTHCVRIVEAQLQRTGAWVAGERFTLADIVLGLSVHRWKMTPFAHPEMPAVERWYMALNQRPAFMRHGNNGVA; from the coding sequence ATGCTAACAATTCTGGGCAAACGCTCTTCAATCAATGTACGGAAAGTGCTGTGGACCTGCGAGGAGATCGGGCTGGCGTACCAGCAGGAGGATTACGGCAGCGGGTTTAAGCCCCTGGACACCCCCGAATTTCAGCGCCTGAATCCTAACAGCCTGGTGCCGGTGCTGCTGGACGATGACTTTGTGCTCTGGGAGTCGAACAGTATCTGCCGCTATCTGGCGCGAAAAGCGGAGCGCTGGGATCTGCTGCCCGCCGGGCCGCAGCCCGCCGCCGAGGTGGAGCACTGGATGGACTGGCAGGCGACCGAGTTCAATAATGCCTGGCGCCATGCTTTTATGGGGCTGGTGCGTAAAGATCCCCGCTTTCAGGATCCGGCGGCGATTAAAGAGAGCATTGCCGCCTGGACCCACTGCGTGCGCATTGTCGAAGCGCAGCTGCAGCGGACCGGGGCGTGGGTCGCCGGCGAGCGCTTCACCCTGGCTGATATTGTGCTGGGCCTGTCGGTGCATCGCTGGAAGATGACGCCCTTTGCCCATCCGGAAATGCCGGCCGTGGAGCGCTGGTATATGGCGCTCAATCAGCGCCCGGCGTTTATGCGCCATGGAAATAACGGCGTGGCGTAG
- a CDS encoding 23S rRNA (adenine(2030)-N(6))-methyltransferase RlmJ: MLSYRHSFHAGNHADVLKHTVQSLIIEALKEKEKPFLYLDTHAGAGRYQLSGEHAERTGEYLEGIARIWQQDDLPAELEPYISVVEHFNRNGQLRYYPGSPLIARQLLREQDSLQMTELHPSDFPLLRAEFQKDGRARVDKADGYQQLKAKLPPVSRRGLILIDPPYEIKTDYQAVVTGINEGYKRFATGTYALWYPVVLRAQIKRMIKDLEATGIRKILQIELAVRPDSDQRGMTASGMIVINPPWKLEQQMNNVLPWLHSKLVPAGTGHTTVSWIVPE; encoded by the coding sequence ATGCTCAGTTATCGCCACAGCTTTCACGCAGGCAACCACGCCGACGTCCTCAAACACACCGTTCAGAGCCTGATCATTGAAGCGCTGAAAGAGAAAGAAAAACCGTTTCTCTACCTGGACACCCACGCCGGCGCGGGCCGCTATCAGCTGAGCGGCGAGCACGCCGAGCGTACCGGCGAGTATCTCGAAGGCATCGCCCGCATCTGGCAGCAGGACGACCTGCCGGCAGAGCTTGAGCCCTATATTTCGGTGGTCGAACACTTCAACCGTAACGGCCAGCTGCGCTACTACCCGGGTTCTCCGCTGATCGCCCGCCAGCTGCTGCGCGAGCAGGACAGCCTGCAGATGACCGAGCTGCACCCGAGCGACTTCCCGCTGCTGCGCGCCGAGTTTCAGAAAGACGGCCGCGCGCGCGTCGATAAAGCCGATGGCTACCAGCAGCTGAAAGCCAAACTGCCGCCGGTCTCGCGCCGCGGTCTGATTCTGATCGACCCGCCGTACGAAATTAAAACCGACTATCAGGCGGTGGTGACCGGAATTAACGAAGGCTACAAACGCTTCGCCACCGGCACCTACGCGCTGTGGTACCCGGTGGTGCTGCGCGCGCAGATCAAACGCATGATCAAAGACTTAGAAGCCACTGGCATTCGCAAGATTCTGCAGATTGAGCTGGCGGTACGTCCTGACAGCGACCAGCGCGGCATGACCGCCTCCGGGATGATCGTCATCAACCCGCCGTGGAAGCTGGAGCAGCAGATGAACAATGTGCTGCCGTGGCTGCACAGCAAGCTGGTGCCGGCCGGTACCGGTCACACGACCGTCAGCTGGATCGTGCCGGAGTAA